Sequence from the uncultured Draconibacterium sp. genome:
TTCTGATGGTTTTTAGAAATACCGCAACCGGTGTCGGTAAGGTCGATACTTACCTGTTTTTCTTTTTCTTTCACATGGATAGAGATAGTGCCGTGATTGCTCATTGCATCGATGGCATTTTTGCATAAATTTTCAATTACCCACGAGAACAGAGCGGCATTTAGTGGTGTTTCAATATAGGCGTTGGGATCGTAATTCAGTTCAAACTTTACCTTATCCGACGAACGTCGTTCCAGGTACGAAACGGCCGAATTTAGTACTTCGATAAGGTTAACGCGTAGCAGTTCCGGTTTTGATCCGATTTTTGAAAAACGTTCGGTAATTCGTTCCAGTCGCGAAGTGTCTTGCTCCAGTTCTTTAATCAGATTTGGGTCAACATCTTTCAACTTTAACAGTTCGATCCAGGCCATTAGCGAAGATATAGGAGTGCCAAGTTGGTGCGCTGTTTCTTTCGACATGCCAACCCACACCTGGTTTTGTTCGGCACGGTTGGTAGCCACAAACGCAAAATAGGCAACCAGAATAAATATCATAATAACCGCAAGTTGTATAACCGGATACAACTGCAGGTTTCGCAGAATTGTTGATTCGCGGTAGTACAACATCAGTTTATAACCGTCGCCTAAATCGATTGGAATTGGTGCTGCATAATCCTGCATTTTTTTTAGTTCGCGCTGCAGTACTTCTTCTTTTCGGTCTTCTCGGTAGGCAATATTTCGGTCGGTATTAAAAGTTCCGTCAGGATTTAATATCAGGATGGGAATCGTTGTGTTTTTCTCGCTAACCATACCCAGAAACTGAAGATAGCGTGTCTGAAGCTGAGCCATTTCAGGAGTGGTGATTTCGATGGTAGCATTATTAATTCCCTTTATCGCATCGGCCCAGATTTCAACCTTGTTGCGTTCTTCGTTGGCCATTTTCTTCGTTAGCCAGTTGGTGTATAGAATTGATGCTACTCCGATAAGTATAGCAAAGATGAGCAGTAAAATTTTTCCCCGTCGTCTTTTTAGATAAATGTCCAATGCAAATGGTTTTTAAGTACATTCTTCAGAACGACTTAAAGATAAAAATATTATATCGATAACTGAATGCCGGAATAAAGGAATAATAGAGTGATCGGGTATTTACTGTTTAAACGATTTTTGTTTTGCCAACTAATTCCCTTACGGTTTTAACAATACCTTGAGTATCGATGCCACATTCGTGGTAGAGTTCCTCGGGTGTTCCGTGTTCGATAAACTTATCAGGAATTCCAAGTATTTTGATTTTATTGCTGAAGCCTTTTTCGGCCATAAATTCGAGAATTGCACTTCCGAAGCCACCCTGAATGCTGCCGTCTTCGATGGTTACAATCTGATCGAAATTCTGCATGATTTCGGTAAGCATTTCAGTGTCGAGTGGTTTTACAAAACGCATATCGTAGTGAGCTGCTGAAATATCGCTGTTGGCCAGGATTTTTACTGCACGTTGGGCAAAGATTCCGGACTTTCCAATCGACAACAAGGCAATGTCGCTGCCATCGTTTAATTTTCGGCCTTTACCAATTTCAATTTTTTCAAATTCCTTTTGCCAGTCGGCAATTATGCCGCAACCACGAGGGTAGCGGATTGAAAATGGCTGATTAATCTCATCCAACTGCGCCGTGTACATCAGGTTGCGCAACTCAATCTCGTCCATTGGAGCCGATACAATCATATTCGGAACAGAACGCATATAGGCAATATCAAAAACACCATGGTGTGTTGGTCCGTCTTCTCCTACCAGTCCGCCACGGTCGAGACAGAAAATTACGGGTAATTTCTGGATGGCCACATCGTGTATCACCTGGTCGTAGGCACGCTGCATAAATGTAGAGTAGATATTACAAAACGGAACCATACCTTGCGCGGCAAGTCCCGCCGAAAAAGTAACGGCGTGTTGTTCGGCAATTCCTACATCAAATGCACGATCCGGCATCTGTTCTATCATTTTATTCATAGAGCAACCGGTGGGCATGGCGGGTGTTATCCCCACAATTTTATCGTTTTTTTCAGCCAGCTCAAGCAAAGTATCTCCAAACACATTTTGGAATTTTGGTGCTTGGTCAACATTACAGTCGCACTTATAAATTTCGCCGGTTTCTTTATCGAAAATACCCGGCGCGTGCCATTTGGTTTGATGAAGCTCGGCTTGTTTAAAACCTTTGCCTTTTTGGGTGATTACATGTAATAGTTTTGGACCCGGAATTTCTTTCAGGTCGTTTAGTGCGTTGGTTAAATACCGCACATCGTGTCCGTCAATCGGTCCAAAATACCTGAAGTTGAATGCTTCGAAAAGATTGTTCTCTTTCAGGATCATGTTTTTCAGTGCATGCTGGTTTTTCTGGATAAACTTACGTGCCTTCTTTCCAAAACCATCCAGTTTTCCCAGACCTTCCCATACATCGTGTTTCATCCGGTTATAGGTATCCGACTTTGAAATGTTGAGCAGGTATTTATTCAGTCCACCAACACTTGGGTCGATGGCCATATTGTTGTCGTTCAGAATTACAAGTATATCCGCATTTTCGCCTCCGGCGTTATTTAGTGCTTCAAATGCCATTCCTCCGGTCATGGCGCCATCGCCAATAACGGCAACCACCTTACGCTCTTGTTCTCCTTTAATCCTGGAAGCAATAGCCATTCCTAATGCGGCAGAAATAGATGTTGACGAGTGTCCG
This genomic interval carries:
- the dxs gene encoding 1-deoxy-D-xylulose-5-phosphate synthase, producing MEDAKGKLLESINNPDDLKKIPVDQLEDVCQELRDYIIDVVSTNPGHFGASLGVVELTVALHYVYNTPYDQLVWDVGHQAYGHKILTGRRDQFDTNRKYKGLSGFPKRTESEYDAFGVGHSSTSISAALGMAIASRIKGEQERKVVAVIGDGAMTGGMAFEALNNAGGENADILVILNDNNMAIDPSVGGLNKYLLNISKSDTYNRMKHDVWEGLGKLDGFGKKARKFIQKNQHALKNMILKENNLFEAFNFRYFGPIDGHDVRYLTNALNDLKEIPGPKLLHVITQKGKGFKQAELHQTKWHAPGIFDKETGEIYKCDCNVDQAPKFQNVFGDTLLELAEKNDKIVGITPAMPTGCSMNKMIEQMPDRAFDVGIAEQHAVTFSAGLAAQGMVPFCNIYSTFMQRAYDQVIHDVAIQKLPVIFCLDRGGLVGEDGPTHHGVFDIAYMRSVPNMIVSAPMDEIELRNLMYTAQLDEINQPFSIRYPRGCGIIADWQKEFEKIEIGKGRKLNDGSDIALLSIGKSGIFAQRAVKILANSDISAAHYDMRFVKPLDTEMLTEIMQNFDQIVTIEDGSIQGGFGSAILEFMAEKGFSNKIKILGIPDKFIEHGTPEELYHECGIDTQGIVKTVRELVGKTKIV
- a CDS encoding HAMP domain-containing sensor histidine kinase, producing MDIYLKRRRGKILLLIFAILIGVASILYTNWLTKKMANEERNKVEIWADAIKGINNATIEITTPEMAQLQTRYLQFLGMVSEKNTTIPILILNPDGTFNTDRNIAYREDRKEEVLQRELKKMQDYAAPIPIDLGDGYKLMLYYRESTILRNLQLYPVIQLAVIMIFILVAYFAFVATNRAEQNQVWVGMSKETAHQLGTPISSLMAWIELLKLKDVDPNLIKELEQDTSRLERITERFSKIGSKPELLRVNLIEVLNSAVSYLERRSSDKVKFELNYDPNAYIETPLNAALFSWVIENLCKNAIDAMSNHGTISIHVKEKEKQVSIDLTDTGCGISKNHQKSIFHPGFSTKKRGWGLGLSLAKRIVEIYHKGKIFIKSSEMGKGTTFRIILNK